In Plasmodium gaboni strain SY75 chromosome Unknown, whole genome shotgun sequence, the genomic stretch ATAATAATTcttatcatcattataacaataatcttcattttcatcataataataatcttcattttcatcatgTCCATTATTGTTTTGATGTtctataaattttttaCCATATGTATGTACACCTATTTGATCCCTTTGTgattcattttttatatatttatatatattcataacattatttttttctatattatgatttacatataatttattattattataattatttatatatgatatgtatttttgaaatttatatttattatttatatattcagatataataatatacatactattatgaaatatattttttttataatttccTTGTAAATTGTATCCTTTGCATACGGAAATTTTTAGATGAATATATGAAACTTGGCATGTATCTTTGTCTGTTTTGATACaaacattattattattattattattattattattattattgttgttgtcattattattattattgttacGCTTCTGTTTTGTTGTGTCTTCCTTtagttttatatttttttttttagtcTGAAAACATAAGATGACCG encodes the following:
- a CDS encoding putative membrane protein (conserved Plasmodium membrane protein, unknown function), whose amino-acid sequence is NFFYKENDMLSPCNNFIKQIIFIHPYFILINNTNYNIVMCYPCNFYNNNGNYKTTENEINKNKRNYYYPRHSTSVINLISEHEDKNFFFYISNGDDISNYLFISGRVDISKESTVILCFQTKKKNIKLKEDTTKQKRNNNNNNDNNNNNNNNNNNNNNVCIKTDKDTCQVSYIHLKISVCKGYNLQGNYKKNIFHNSMYIIISEYINNKYKFQKYISYINNYNNNKLYVNHNIEKNNVMNIYKYIKNESQRDQIGVHTYGKKFIEHQNNNGHDENEDYYYDENEDYCYNDDKNYY